A DNA window from Xanthomonas campestris pv. campestris str. ATCC 33913 contains the following coding sequences:
- a CDS encoding DUF485 domain-containing protein, with the protein MTVSNDALIAKIDANPKYHALKRQRNTLGWTLTALMLLAYYGYIGLIAFDKAFLAKPIGDGVTSVGIPIAIGVMVFTIIITAIYVRRANNTYDQLTAQILEEARK; encoded by the coding sequence ATGACCGTCTCGAATGACGCACTGATCGCCAAGATCGATGCCAATCCGAAGTACCACGCCCTCAAGCGCCAGCGCAACACGCTGGGCTGGACCCTCACTGCGCTGATGTTGCTGGCCTACTACGGCTACATCGGGTTGATCGCCTTCGACAAGGCGTTCCTGGCCAAGCCCATCGGCGACGGCGTGACCTCCGTCGGCATCCCGATCGCGATCGGGGTGATGGTGTTCACCATCATCATCACCGCCATCTACGTGCGTCGTGCCAACAACACCTACGACCAGCTGACCGCGCAGATCCTGGAGGAAGCCCGCAAATGA
- a CDS encoding ROK family transcriptional regulator yields MPSSTAFAAPAHRQPFEGLSLNERDMLNRLRLAGVLTRADLSRGTGLTVQTAVRLIESLQARGMVRMGEGLARPGRGKPGIAVSLRPGHGHTLGVSIATDALTLALMDFAGQVLGVQELPLTDPSAAGVLAQLQAGDAALLASLPHAPGPRLGIGVAMTGFFTGQDGRINPPDPLRALGEFALCPWLAEACAQPVWMDNDGSVAAAGEAMLGVGRRHRDFAYLYLSYGLGGGLVIDGKVLRGARGNAGEFAGMLPAQRLERATLELLRELLAEDGVELPDIRALLAAYDPRWPAIERWLARSAPGVSLIVSAITAVCDPEAIVFGGRLPADLAHRLIAAVRIDNQPRRGQARPIPLLLPAEAPADACAIGAATLPLQARYFG; encoded by the coding sequence ATGCCGTCCTCGACCGCCTTCGCCGCGCCCGCGCACCGCCAGCCCTTCGAAGGGCTGAGCCTCAATGAGCGCGACATGCTCAACCGCCTGCGCCTGGCCGGCGTGCTGACCCGCGCCGACCTGAGCCGCGGCACTGGGCTGACCGTGCAGACCGCGGTGCGGTTGATCGAAAGCCTGCAGGCGCGCGGCATGGTGCGCATGGGCGAGGGGCTGGCGCGGCCCGGCCGCGGCAAGCCGGGCATCGCCGTGTCGTTGCGCCCCGGCCACGGGCACACGCTTGGGGTCTCGATTGCCACCGACGCGCTGACCCTGGCGCTGATGGACTTCGCCGGGCAGGTGCTCGGCGTGCAGGAGCTGCCGCTCACCGATCCCAGCGCCGCCGGCGTGCTGGCGCAGCTGCAGGCCGGCGATGCTGCGCTGCTGGCCAGCCTGCCGCACGCGCCCGGCCCGCGCCTGGGCATCGGCGTGGCGATGACCGGGTTTTTCACCGGCCAGGACGGGCGCATCAATCCGCCCGACCCGCTGCGTGCGCTGGGCGAGTTCGCCCTCTGCCCGTGGCTGGCGGAGGCCTGCGCGCAGCCGGTGTGGATGGACAACGACGGCAGCGTGGCCGCCGCCGGCGAGGCGATGCTCGGAGTAGGCCGGCGTCATCGCGACTTCGCCTATCTGTATCTGAGCTACGGCCTGGGCGGCGGCCTGGTGATCGATGGCAAGGTGCTACGCGGCGCGCGCGGCAACGCCGGTGAATTCGCCGGCATGTTGCCCGCGCAGCGGCTGGAACGCGCCACCCTGGAATTGCTGCGCGAGCTACTGGCCGAAGACGGCGTGGAGCTGCCGGATATCCGCGCGCTACTGGCCGCCTACGACCCGCGCTGGCCGGCAATCGAACGCTGGCTGGCGCGCAGTGCCCCGGGTGTGTCGCTGATCGTCTCGGCCATCACCGCGGTCTGCGACCCGGAGGCCATCGTTTTCGGCGGCCGCCTGCCTGCGGATCTGGCACACCGCCTGATTGCCGCGGTCCGCATCGACAACCAGCCACGCCGCGGGCAGGCGCGCCCGATCCCACTGCTGCTGCCGGCCGAAGCACCGGCCGATGCCTGTGCGATTGGCGCGGCGACATTGCCGTTGCAGGCGCGCTATTTCGGTTGA
- a CDS encoding response regulator transcription factor gives MTTLLIADDHPLFREALRGAVQRVMPGVELFEADNVDALYTLADAQPDADLLLMDLNMPGAQGFSALVHMRSLHPQLPVVVVSAREEPTVMRRAIDHGAFGFIPKSADSDTIGRALATVLDGERWIPAEAQNLPPTDSEEREVGQRLRDLTPQQFRVLQMLGAGRLNKQIAYDLGVSEATIKAHVTAILRKLGVTNRTQAVLMAGKLAIDADGIVLPPPEDD, from the coding sequence ATGACCACCCTGCTGATTGCCGACGACCATCCCTTGTTCCGTGAAGCCTTGCGCGGGGCGGTGCAGCGGGTGATGCCGGGGGTGGAACTGTTCGAGGCCGACAACGTGGATGCGCTGTATACCCTGGCCGATGCGCAGCCCGATGCAGACCTGTTGCTGATGGATCTCAACATGCCGGGCGCGCAGGGATTCAGCGCGCTGGTGCATATGCGCTCGCTGCATCCGCAGCTGCCGGTGGTGGTGGTGTCTGCACGCGAAGAACCCACCGTGATGCGGCGTGCGATCGACCATGGCGCGTTCGGCTTCATCCCCAAATCCGCCGACTCGGACACCATTGGCCGCGCCCTGGCCACGGTGCTCGATGGCGAACGCTGGATTCCGGCCGAGGCACAGAACCTGCCGCCGACCGACAGCGAAGAACGTGAGGTTGGCCAGCGCCTGCGCGATCTCACCCCGCAACAATTCCGTGTGCTGCAGATGCTGGGCGCCGGCCGCCTCAACAAGCAGATCGCCTACGACCTGGGCGTGTCCGAAGCGACCATCAAGGCACACGTCACTGCCATCCTGCGCAAGCTTGGCGTGACCAATCGCACCCAGGCGGTGCTGATGGCAGGCAAGCTCGCCATCGATGCCGACGGCATCGTGCTGCCGCCGCCGGAAGACGACTGA
- a CDS encoding DcaP family trimeric outer membrane transporter: MKHRKAPLVRKPLAAALFVATILPGVAFAQTSKEKALEARIADLERQVQMLVSAQQQQQGQITQTQTQVGEVRAAQAQAPAAPALPAGKRPIQLTSITPNALPGTTFRFDGFIKADFMTTRTSDGALPEGAVGRYLYIPTQTPVGGQASSTDTDFHAKFSRFNLGVDTVTENGDKLTGFIELDFFGNALANQVNNLYGGTLRHAYMSWNNWLAGQTWSNFVDATILPEAADIVGPTDGALFSRQTQIRYTRGAFSVSAENPETLTTPYQGGNTILASDHGAMPDLTARYNWKGTWGTFGLSAIARQYRTRSALTNDTDFGGAIAGGGRWIINANNDLRYQLSYGEGLGRYLGLGNGSDVEIDIDGKIQTVSTLAGWVAWRHDYNAKLRSTIMYSRVNYDHDIANTGALASKSQQSIRANVFYSPLPKVDVGAELMYGRREAENGDSGDISRLQFTTKYSF; encoded by the coding sequence ATGAAACACCGTAAAGCACCGTTGGTGCGCAAACCGCTGGCTGCCGCTTTGTTCGTGGCCACCATCCTGCCGGGTGTCGCGTTCGCGCAGACCTCCAAGGAAAAGGCGCTGGAAGCACGTATTGCCGATCTGGAACGCCAGGTCCAGATGCTGGTCTCCGCCCAGCAGCAACAGCAGGGCCAGATCACCCAGACGCAGACCCAGGTCGGCGAGGTGCGTGCGGCGCAGGCACAGGCGCCTGCGGCCCCGGCACTGCCGGCGGGCAAGCGGCCGATCCAGCTGACCAGCATTACGCCGAATGCGTTGCCGGGGACGACGTTTCGTTTCGATGGCTTCATCAAGGCCGACTTCATGACCACCCGCACCTCCGACGGCGCATTGCCCGAAGGCGCGGTGGGGCGGTACCTGTATATCCCGACGCAGACGCCTGTCGGGGGACAGGCCTCGAGCACGGACACCGACTTCCATGCCAAGTTCTCGCGCTTCAACCTGGGCGTGGACACCGTCACCGAGAACGGCGACAAGCTCACCGGCTTCATCGAGCTGGATTTCTTCGGCAACGCGCTGGCCAACCAAGTCAACAATCTGTACGGCGGCACCTTGCGGCACGCCTACATGAGCTGGAACAACTGGCTGGCCGGCCAGACCTGGTCCAACTTCGTCGATGCCACGATCCTGCCCGAAGCGGCCGACATCGTCGGGCCGACCGACGGCGCGCTGTTCAGCCGCCAGACCCAGATCCGCTACACCCGCGGCGCCTTCAGCGTGTCGGCAGAAAACCCCGAGACCCTGACCACGCCCTACCAGGGCGGCAACACCATCCTGGCCTCGGACCACGGCGCCATGCCGGACCTGACCGCGCGCTACAACTGGAAGGGCACCTGGGGCACCTTCGGCCTGTCGGCGATTGCGCGCCAGTACCGCACGCGTAGCGCGCTGACCAACGACACCGATTTCGGCGGCGCCATCGCCGGCGGCGGCCGCTGGATCATCAATGCCAACAACGATCTGCGCTACCAGCTCAGCTACGGCGAAGGCCTGGGGCGGTATCTGGGCCTGGGTAACGGCTCGGACGTGGAGATCGACATCGACGGCAAGATCCAGACCGTCAGCACGCTTGCCGGCTGGGTGGCCTGGCGCCACGACTACAACGCCAAGCTGCGCAGCACGATCATGTATTCGCGCGTGAACTACGACCACGACATTGCCAATACCGGCGCGCTGGCGAGCAAGTCGCAGCAGAGCATCCGCGCCAACGTCTTCTATTCGCCACTGCCCAAGGTGGATGTGGGCGCAGAGCTGATGTATGGCCGCCGCGAAGCCGAAAACGGCGACAGCGGCGACATCTCGCGCCTGCAGTTCACCACCAAGTACAGCTTCTAA
- the acs gene encoding acetate--CoA ligase: MADVYPVDPAFAADARITREQYATLYRESIEHPEQFWGKAAQRLDWFKQPTQIKDVSFALDDFHVRWFGDGELNASVNCLDRQLATRGDKTALLFEPDSPDSPSYPVTYRELYERVCKLGNALRNLGVKKGDRVTIYLPMIVDAAVAMLACARIGAVHSVVFGGFAANSIADRVIDCQSKLIITADEGLRGGKKIPLKANVDAALKIPGTNTVETVLVVRHTGGAVDMQAPRDRWFHDVVDGQPAECEPERMNAEDPLFILYTSGSTGKPKGVLHTTAGYLLFASYTHEVVFDLREDDIYWCTADVGWVTGHSYIVYGPLANGATAVMFEGVPNYPNVSRFWEVIDKHQVTIFYTAPTAIRALMREGEAPVKKTSRSSLRLLGSVGEPINPEAWRWYYEVVGDSRCPIVDTWWQTETGGILISPLAGAVDLKPGSATLPFFGVQPALVDAEGKILEGATEGNLVLLDSWPGQMRTVYGDHQRFIDTYFRTYPGSYFTGDGCRRDADGYYWITGRVDDVINVSGHRIGTAEVESALVSHPKVAEAAVVGFPHDVKGQGIYAYVTLIAGETPSEELHKELVSWVRKEIGPIASPDHLQWAPGLPKTRSGKIMRRILRKIAENAPDQLGDTSTLADPSVVDSLVNERLTR; encoded by the coding sequence ATGGCTGATGTTTATCCCGTCGATCCCGCGTTCGCCGCTGATGCGCGCATTACGCGCGAGCAGTACGCAACGCTGTACCGCGAATCGATCGAACACCCCGAGCAGTTCTGGGGCAAGGCCGCGCAGCGGCTGGACTGGTTCAAGCAACCCACCCAGATCAAGGACGTCAGCTTCGCGCTGGACGACTTCCACGTGCGCTGGTTCGGCGACGGCGAACTCAATGCCAGCGTCAACTGCCTGGACCGCCAGCTGGCCACCCGCGGCGACAAGACCGCGCTGCTGTTCGAACCCGACAGCCCGGATTCGCCGTCCTACCCGGTCACCTACCGCGAGCTCTATGAGCGCGTGTGCAAGCTGGGCAACGCGCTGCGCAACCTGGGCGTCAAGAAGGGCGACCGGGTCACCATCTATCTGCCGATGATCGTCGATGCGGCCGTGGCGATGCTCGCCTGCGCGCGCATCGGTGCGGTGCACTCGGTGGTGTTTGGCGGCTTTGCGGCCAACTCCATCGCCGACCGCGTGATCGACTGCCAGAGCAAGCTGATCATCACCGCCGACGAAGGCCTGCGCGGCGGCAAGAAGATCCCGCTCAAGGCGAACGTGGACGCGGCGCTGAAGATCCCCGGCACCAACACGGTCGAAACCGTGCTGGTGGTGCGCCACACCGGCGGTGCAGTGGACATGCAGGCCCCGCGCGACCGCTGGTTCCATGACGTGGTCGATGGCCAGCCGGCCGAGTGCGAACCCGAGCGCATGAACGCGGAAGACCCGTTGTTCATCCTCTACACCTCCGGGTCCACAGGCAAGCCCAAGGGCGTGCTGCACACCACCGCCGGCTACCTGCTGTTTGCCAGCTATACGCATGAAGTGGTGTTCGACCTGCGCGAGGACGACATCTACTGGTGCACCGCCGACGTGGGCTGGGTTACCGGCCACAGCTACATCGTCTACGGCCCGCTGGCCAACGGCGCCACCGCGGTGATGTTCGAAGGCGTGCCGAATTACCCCAACGTCTCGCGTTTCTGGGAAGTGATCGACAAGCACCAGGTCACCATCTTCTACACCGCGCCCACCGCCATCCGCGCGCTGATGCGCGAAGGCGAAGCACCGGTCAAGAAGACCTCGCGCAGCAGCCTGCGCCTGCTCGGCAGCGTTGGCGAGCCGATCAATCCCGAAGCCTGGCGCTGGTACTACGAGGTGGTCGGCGACAGCCGTTGCCCGATCGTGGACACCTGGTGGCAGACCGAAACCGGCGGCATCCTGATCTCGCCGCTGGCCGGCGCGGTGGACCTCAAGCCCGGCTCGGCCACCCTGCCGTTCTTCGGCGTGCAGCCGGCCCTGGTCGATGCCGAAGGCAAGATCCTGGAAGGCGCCACCGAGGGCAACCTGGTGCTGCTGGATTCGTGGCCGGGCCAGATGCGCACCGTCTACGGCGACCACCAGCGCTTCATCGACACCTACTTCCGCACCTACCCGGGTAGCTACTTCACCGGTGACGGCTGCCGCCGCGACGCCGATGGCTACTACTGGATCACCGGCCGCGTGGACGACGTGATCAACGTCTCCGGCCACCGCATCGGCACCGCCGAGGTGGAAAGCGCGTTGGTGTCGCACCCGAAGGTGGCCGAAGCGGCCGTGGTCGGCTTCCCGCACGACGTCAAGGGCCAGGGCATCTACGCCTACGTGACCCTGATCGCCGGCGAGACGCCCAGCGAAGAGCTGCACAAGGAACTGGTGAGCTGGGTGCGCAAGGAGATCGGCCCGATCGCCTCGCCGGACCATCTGCAATGGGCCCCGGGCCTGCCGAAGACCCGCTCGGGCAAGATCATGCGCCGCATCCTGCGCAAGATCGCCGAAAACGCCCCGGATCAGCTGGGCGATACCTCCACGCTGGCCGATCCATCGGTGGTGGATTCGCTGGTCAATGAGCGGCTGACGCGCTGA
- a CDS encoding DUF4424 domain-containing protein — protein MHTLFSARRLLALAVLVCASAQANDSSFGDDNGTIRLLHQPDISMDKEVLFLSEERVQVDYVFTNNSERDLSVPVAFPMPPMYFGMADHSELTDFKLWADGRPIATTRKLVVLLDDGSDISKAFAATGWTQDDVAAFTESGTPPKGRKPLPARWVDADAQPRFTLNEYFVWQQAFPARRSVQIRHAYAPSLSTGVPRPSTYLLESYAKDTCIEPGTKTSMQRREGQSGLAWANLRYVLTTGKNWNGPIKDFQLTIRKQAASDILSLCFEGELKKIDPLTFQFTQANFVPMRDLNILFVRAPD, from the coding sequence ATGCATACGCTCTTTTCCGCACGCCGCCTGCTGGCGCTGGCCGTGCTTGTCTGCGCCAGCGCGCAGGCCAACGACAGCAGCTTTGGCGATGACAACGGCACCATCCGCTTGCTGCACCAGCCCGACATCAGCATGGACAAGGAAGTGCTGTTCCTGAGCGAGGAGCGCGTGCAGGTGGACTACGTGTTCACCAACAACAGCGAGCGCGACCTCAGCGTGCCGGTGGCCTTCCCGATGCCGCCGATGTATTTCGGCATGGCCGACCACAGCGAACTCACCGATTTCAAATTGTGGGCGGACGGCAGGCCGATCGCCACCACGCGCAAATTGGTGGTGTTGCTGGACGACGGCAGCGACATCTCCAAGGCGTTCGCCGCCACCGGCTGGACCCAGGACGATGTGGCCGCCTTCACCGAATCCGGCACCCCACCCAAGGGCCGTAAACCGCTGCCCGCGCGTTGGGTCGATGCCGACGCGCAACCGCGTTTCACCCTCAACGAGTACTTCGTGTGGCAACAGGCTTTTCCGGCGCGCCGCAGCGTGCAGATCCGGCATGCGTATGCGCCCAGCCTGTCCACCGGCGTGCCGCGGCCCAGCACGTATTTGCTGGAGTCCTATGCCAAGGACACCTGCATTGAACCGGGCACCAAGACCAGCATGCAACGCCGCGAAGGCCAGTCCGGCCTGGCCTGGGCCAACTTGCGCTACGTGCTCACCACCGGCAAGAACTGGAACGGCCCGATCAAGGACTTCCAGCTGACCATCCGCAAGCAGGCCGCCAGCGATATCCTCAGCCTGTGCTTCGAGGGCGAGCTGAAAAAGATCGACCCGCTGACCTTCCAGTTCACGCAGGCCAACTTCGTGCCGATGCGCGATCTGAACATCTTGTTCGTGCGCGCGCCTGACTAG
- a CDS encoding glycerophosphodiester phosphodiesterase family protein, producing the protein MAACSDSSSLKMQRILFNSSNTVVLAHRGLWGKYAGIPDMPENSRGSLQTANDQCMDGVELDVKLTSDGVPVLLHDYNLGRTTTVWQHHPGVKYDPITNQGVNPSILVTPWSEVSQLFLLTPDRRTATGYHVPRVDELFAYYKQHNLRTPMVFDIKDAATVRAVRKAAESQFGVASASYVAAKVNATLYTSRDAYRADGSGMVGIPVFTTNMLGKINVRQTISAWMSAGNQTMEINVKQLRGLLQSDADFIRERGYRVGVFQAIPDGPSAGKFYQNSGACCYALSDLYFSYSGGRDTADNRGNLDYIVHSQAFGLITTDDPKAAIRYLQAAHKHD; encoded by the coding sequence CTGGCCGCCTGCAGCGACAGCTCTAGCCTCAAAATGCAACGCATCCTGTTCAACTCCTCCAATACCGTTGTGCTGGCGCACCGTGGCCTATGGGGCAAATACGCCGGTATCCCCGACATGCCGGAAAACTCGCGCGGCTCACTGCAGACTGCCAACGACCAATGCATGGACGGCGTGGAGCTTGACGTCAAGCTCACCAGTGACGGCGTGCCGGTGCTGCTGCATGACTACAACCTGGGCCGCACCACCACTGTGTGGCAGCACCATCCGGGGGTGAAGTACGACCCGATCACCAACCAGGGCGTCAATCCATCCATTCTGGTCACCCCATGGTCGGAGGTCAGCCAGTTATTCCTGCTGACTCCGGACCGCCGCACCGCCACTGGCTATCACGTGCCGCGCGTGGATGAGCTGTTCGCCTATTACAAGCAGCACAACTTGCGTACCCCGATGGTGTTCGACATCAAGGATGCGGCCACGGTACGCGCGGTGCGCAAGGCCGCCGAGAGCCAGTTCGGCGTGGCATCCGCAAGCTACGTCGCCGCCAAGGTCAATGCGACGCTGTATACCAGTCGCGATGCCTACCGTGCAGATGGCAGCGGCATGGTCGGCATTCCAGTGTTCACGACCAACATGCTGGGCAAGATCAATGTGCGCCAGACGATCTCGGCATGGATGAGTGCGGGTAACCAGACGATGGAGATCAACGTCAAGCAACTCCGTGGCTTGCTGCAGAGCGATGCCGATTTCATCCGCGAGCGTGGTTATCGTGTCGGCGTGTTCCAGGCGATTCCGGACGGCCCGTCTGCCGGCAAGTTCTATCAGAACAGCGGCGCCTGCTGCTACGCCCTGTCGGATCTGTATTTCTCCTATTCCGGTGGCCGCGATACCGCAGACAACCGCGGCAATCTGGACTACATCGTCCACAGCCAGGCCTTCGGCCTGATCACCACTGATGATCCGAAGGCCGCGATCCGGTATCTGCAGGCAGCCCACAAGCACGACTAA
- a CDS encoding peptidylprolyl isomerase: MLQSLCLSGALALGLIAGVPSAQAATADSGVSHSVTTVLQIGKQAFTAPEYRALALADLPRGANPAGAADPAFVRAFADRRLLLDQARQVHLQDDPVVAVQLRQATDAILADAMQRRARTTAHIDAAQVQAQFNAHPHDYDEVRLSHVFVALQPQGDARRGAPLSDAQALARAQQLKRQLDSGTPFEEVAKRESDDGSTAAEGGELSSIFLRNVADVFAAPVQALGVGDVSAPVRGPEGYHLIRVDARIPATLETARGQIEVQLREQAATAALERLRQANPLQFDHAALEAALR; encoded by the coding sequence ATGTTGCAGTCCCTTTGTTTGTCCGGCGCGCTTGCGCTGGGTCTGATTGCTGGCGTGCCGTCGGCGCAGGCCGCCACCGCCGATTCCGGCGTATCCCACAGCGTCACCACGGTGTTACAGATCGGCAAGCAGGCGTTTACTGCACCGGAATATCGCGCGCTTGCGCTGGCTGATCTGCCGCGGGGCGCCAACCCGGCCGGTGCGGCTGACCCGGCATTTGTCCGCGCGTTTGCCGACAGGCGGCTGCTGCTGGATCAGGCACGTCAGGTGCACCTGCAAGACGACCCGGTGGTCGCTGTGCAGCTCCGCCAGGCCACTGACGCCATCCTTGCCGACGCGATGCAGCGGCGCGCCCGCACCACGGCCCACATCGATGCAGCGCAAGTGCAGGCGCAATTCAACGCGCACCCGCACGACTATGACGAAGTCCGCTTGAGCCATGTGTTCGTGGCGCTGCAGCCGCAAGGCGATGCCCGCCGTGGGGCGCCGCTGAGCGATGCGCAGGCATTGGCCCGTGCACAGCAGCTCAAGCGTCAGCTGGACAGCGGCACGCCGTTCGAGGAAGTGGCCAAGCGCGAATCCGACGATGGCAGCACGGCCGCAGAGGGCGGCGAGCTGTCGTCGATCTTCCTGCGCAACGTGGCCGATGTCTTCGCTGCCCCGGTCCAGGCGCTGGGCGTGGGCGACGTATCGGCACCGGTGCGTGGGCCAGAGGGCTATCACCTGATCCGTGTGGACGCGCGCATCCCCGCCACGCTGGAGACTGCACGCGGGCAGATCGAGGTGCAGTTGCGTGAGCAGGCGGCGACGGCCGCGCTGGAGCGACTGCGGCAGGCCAACCCGTTGCAGTTCGATCATGCCGCGTTGGAAGCGGCGCTGCGCTAA
- a CDS encoding peroxiredoxin family protein: protein MGLLAACILVAVLAWQNQQLRTQQQWLQTRVTAPYAGMYVPTIAAPGVDGRSYTLGAAQGQPQVLFFFTTTCPYCRRSAPTVVRAARQLQANLPGRPQLLGVCHCDPAQAARYAHVHGFDFPVVTLTDRRALMLFRARNVPLVMAVDGEGRVRHSHVGLFDTTERVQDLVAALRRTDAPAALATVKE, encoded by the coding sequence TTGGGCTTGCTGGCGGCGTGCATCCTGGTGGCGGTGCTGGCGTGGCAGAACCAGCAATTGCGCACGCAGCAACAGTGGCTGCAGACGCGCGTGACTGCGCCCTACGCCGGCATGTACGTGCCGACCATCGCTGCCCCGGGTGTGGATGGACGCAGCTATACGTTGGGCGCCGCGCAGGGGCAGCCGCAAGTGCTGTTCTTCTTTACCACCACCTGCCCGTATTGCCGGCGCTCGGCGCCGACGGTGGTGCGTGCGGCGCGACAGTTGCAGGCCAACCTGCCGGGCCGTCCGCAGTTGCTGGGTGTCTGCCATTGCGACCCGGCGCAGGCTGCGCGCTATGCGCACGTGCATGGTTTCGATTTTCCGGTGGTCACGCTGACCGACCGCCGCGCGCTGATGCTGTTTCGGGCGCGCAATGTGCCATTGGTGATGGCCGTCGATGGGGAGGGGCGCGTGCGCCATTCCCATGTTGGCCTGTTCGATACCACGGAGCGGGTGCAGGACCTGGTCGCCGCATTGCGCCGCACGGATGCGCCAGCGGCATTGGCAACGGTGAAGGAGTGA
- a CDS encoding cation acetate symporter: MSKTSRLLLILAGLLPAGLALAAGGDMGQVDKQPTNWVAIGMFGFFVLGTLWITKWAAAKTKSAADFYTAGGGITGFQNGLAIAGDFMSAASFLGITAAVMANGYDGLIYAIGFLVGWPILTFLMAERLRNLGKYTFADVAGYRFAPTAIRSFAASGTLVVVLFYLIAQMVGAGALIKLLFGLDYWVAVTLVGVLMMVYVLFGGMTATTWVQIIKAVLLLTGVTFMAVAIMWHFNFSFEALFAEGVRVKTAIAANGGASPEDAAKAGLSIMGPGGFVKDPISAISFGMALMFGTAGLPHILMRFFTVPDAKQARKSVLWATTWIGYFYILIFIIGFGAIALVLTNPQFADVATGTIHGGKGAANMAAVLVGNAVGGNVFMGFISAVAFATILAVVAGLTLSGASAVSHDLYATVIKKGNPAPGSELKVSRATTLVLGVIAVLLGIVFEKQNVAFMVSLAFAIAASANFPVLILSLLSKNCTTRGAVVGGFLGLISSLVLTVLSPSVWVDTLGNAAGSAPFPYTSPALFSMTIGFVGIWLFSVLDRSPQAANERAAFKAQQIRAETGLGASGASGH; the protein is encoded by the coding sequence ATGAGCAAGACTTCGCGCCTTCTCCTGATTTTGGCCGGCCTGCTGCCGGCCGGCCTCGCGCTGGCCGCCGGCGGCGACATGGGCCAGGTCGACAAGCAACCCACCAACTGGGTGGCGATCGGCATGTTCGGCTTCTTCGTGCTGGGCACCTTGTGGATCACCAAATGGGCGGCCGCCAAGACCAAGTCGGCGGCTGACTTCTACACCGCCGGCGGCGGCATCACCGGGTTTCAGAACGGCCTGGCGATCGCCGGCGACTTCATGTCGGCTGCCTCGTTCCTGGGCATTACCGCGGCGGTGATGGCCAACGGCTACGACGGCCTGATCTACGCGATCGGCTTTCTGGTCGGCTGGCCCATCCTGACCTTCCTGATGGCCGAACGGCTGCGCAACCTCGGCAAGTACACCTTTGCCGACGTGGCCGGCTACCGCTTCGCGCCGACCGCCATCCGCAGCTTTGCCGCATCGGGCACGCTGGTGGTGGTGCTGTTCTATCTGATTGCACAGATGGTCGGCGCCGGTGCGTTGATCAAGTTGCTGTTTGGCCTGGACTACTGGGTGGCGGTCACCCTGGTCGGCGTGCTGATGATGGTCTACGTGCTGTTCGGCGGCATGACCGCCACCACCTGGGTGCAGATCATCAAGGCGGTGCTGCTGCTGACCGGCGTGACCTTCATGGCCGTGGCGATCATGTGGCACTTCAACTTCAGCTTCGAGGCGCTGTTTGCCGAGGGCGTGCGGGTGAAGACCGCGATTGCGGCCAATGGCGGTGCATCGCCTGAGGATGCAGCCAAGGCGGGCCTGTCGATCATGGGGCCGGGCGGCTTTGTGAAGGACCCGATCTCGGCGATCTCCTTCGGTATGGCGCTGATGTTCGGTACCGCCGGGCTGCCGCACATCCTGATGCGCTTCTTCACCGTTCCCGATGCCAAGCAGGCACGCAAGTCGGTGCTGTGGGCCACCACCTGGATCGGCTACTTCTACATCCTGATCTTCATCATCGGCTTCGGTGCGATCGCGCTGGTGCTGACCAACCCGCAGTTCGCCGATGTCGCCACCGGCACCATCCACGGCGGCAAGGGCGCGGCCAACATGGCGGCGGTGCTGGTCGGTAACGCCGTAGGCGGCAACGTGTTCATGGGCTTCATCTCGGCGGTAGCCTTTGCCACCATCCTGGCGGTGGTCGCAGGCCTGACCCTGTCCGGCGCCTCGGCGGTGTCGCATGACCTGTACGCCACGGTGATCAAGAAGGGCAACCCGGCGCCGGGTTCGGAGCTGAAGGTCTCGCGTGCCACCACCCTGGTGCTGGGCGTGATCGCCGTGCTGCTGGGCATCGTGTTCGAGAAGCAGAACGTGGCCTTCATGGTGTCGCTGGCCTTCGCCATCGCCGCCTCGGCCAACTTCCCGGTGCTGATCCTGTCCTTGTTGTCGAAGAACTGCACCACGCGTGGTGCGGTGGTCGGCGGCTTCCTGGGCCTGATCTCCTCGCTGGTGCTCACGGTGCTGTCGCCGTCGGTGTGGGTGGACACGCTGGGTAACGCGGCCGGTTCGGCGCCGTTCCCGTACACCTCGCCGGCGCTGTTCTCGATGACGATTGGTTTCGTCGGTATCTGGCTGTTCTCGGTGCTGGACCGCAGCCCGCAGGCGGCCAACGAACGCGCCGCGTTCAAGGCACAGCAGATCCGTGCCGAAACCGGCCTGGGTGCGTCCGGCGCCTCCGGTCACTGA